The Rhododendron vialii isolate Sample 1 chromosome 6a, ASM3025357v1 genome includes a window with the following:
- the LOC131329437 gene encoding uncharacterized protein LOC131329437 isoform X1 encodes MEASLSSSQLSASNLDYLNLLLLRPILAISFVLSLILFGWLLAWKLVLVHVPLVQEIFGLRKKPIKPKPPTRGRFSRFYNTIDVHNSNSQGNPSLEREPNL; translated from the exons ATGGAGGCTTCGTTGTCGTCGTCACAATTGTCTGCTTCGAATCTGGACTATCTCAATCTACTACTCCTCCGTCCAATTCTCGCCATCTCCTTCGTCCTCTCCTTAATTCTCTTCG GTTGGTTGTTGGCGTGGAAGCTTGTTCTGGTTCATGTTCCTCTGGTTCAAGAGATCTTTGGTCTCCGGAAGAAACCCATAAAGCCCAAACCCCCAACTCGCGGCAGATTCTCTCGATTTTACAACACCATTGACGTCCATAATTCCAATTCTCAGGG AAACCCTAGCCTGGAAAGGGAGCCAAATTTGTGA
- the LOC131329437 gene encoding uncharacterized protein LOC131329437 isoform X2 has translation MEASLSSSQLSASNLDYLNLLLLRPILAISFVLSLILFGWLLAWKLVLVHVPLVQEIFGLRKKPIKPKPPTRGRFSRFYNTIDVHNSNSQGSLGRADLVPT, from the exons ATGGAGGCTTCGTTGTCGTCGTCACAATTGTCTGCTTCGAATCTGGACTATCTCAATCTACTACTCCTCCGTCCAATTCTCGCCATCTCCTTCGTCCTCTCCTTAATTCTCTTCG GTTGGTTGTTGGCGTGGAAGCTTGTTCTGGTTCATGTTCCTCTGGTTCAAGAGATCTTTGGTCTCCGGAAGAAACCCATAAAGCCCAAACCCCCAACTCGCGGCAGATTCTCTCGATTTTACAACACCATTGACGTCCATAATTCCAATTCTCAGGG GTCGTTAGGGAGGGCAGACTTGGTTCCTACCTAG